The sequence GCGTCGCGCTGACGGGGAGCTGGTGCAAACAAGTAGAGCTGTGGCATCCCTGCTGGCGCTCCTGCCAAGGCTGTGATCAGGTGTCCGGAAAAAAGGGCCAGATGTGCGGAATGATGAGCATGGACGCGACCATGTAGAGCAGGTTGAGCGGGATACCGATCTTGAAGAAGTCGCTGAAACGGTATCCGCCGACGCTGTAAACATAGGTGTTGGTCTGATACCCGATAGGGGTGGCAAAACTGGCGGAGCTGGCAATACAGACGGCGATGATGAATGGGCGTGTGTCCACCCCGAGCTGTTGGGCAATGGATATTCCCATCGGAATCATGATGACAACCGTGGCATTGTTGGAGAGCACCTCGGTAAAGAGGGAAGTGATCATGTAGATCACCAGCAGCGAAACCATGGGTCGCCAGGGTTCCGCCACCGTCCACTCGATAAATTGCCAGGCCGAGCCGACGATCCAGTCTGTTGCACCCGTGACCTCAAGCGTCATGCCCATGCCCAGCATGCCGTAGATGAGAAAGAGCAGGCTCCATTCGATGGATGCATATCCCTCCTTGGGCTTCAGGCAGCCGGTGAGGAAGATGAGGCCGACGCCGATGACCGTTGCGGCGGCGATGGGCATCCAGTTGAACGTGGAGGCGAGAATGACGGACAGCAGGATACCGATCACGATGGGTGCCTTGCGTCGCATTTGCTTGCCGGGCACCGGAGGGCGGTCGAGCAGGATCAGGTCTTCTCCGTTGTGCAGGTTTTCAATGGCCTGTTCCGAACCCATCAGCAGCAGGGTATCCCCCAGTTCGAGCTGAAGTGTGGTGATGCGGTCCCGCACATTGCGCCCATGCCGGTGAATGGCCAGAACGAGCATGCGGTAGCGTTGGCGGAAATTGATGTCCGAGAGTGTCTTGCCGATGAGGCTGGAGTTGGGTGCCAGAATGGCTTCCACCATTGCTCCTTCGTGCGCAGAAATCGTAGAGAGTCCCACATCGCCTTCGGGGTCAAGGTGCAGACCGGAAATTTCCTGCGCCCGGGCAATGCCGGAGGGGCGTGCCGACAGCACGAGACGGTCACCCCGACGCAGGGGGGTGAGGTTCGCGTTTTCACCGAGCGCAACACCACTTCGAATGATTTCCATGACGCGGAATCCGTGTTTTCGGTACCAGTCGGAGTCCTTGATGGTTTTCCCAATCATCGGAGAACCTTCCTTGACAAAGACCTCGGTGATGAACTCCTTGCGTTCCTGCTCACTCAGGATGGACATGAGCGTTTCCCGGTTGGGAAGCAGGCGCTTGCCCATGGTTGCCAGGTACACCGCTCCGCACAACAGCAGCGGGACTCCGATGGCGGTGATCTCAAACATTCCCAGTGGGGGCAGTCCCTGGTTTTCGATCATGCCACTGGCCAGGATATTTGTGCTGGTTCCGAGCAGGGTGCAGGTTCCTCCGAAAATGGAGGCATACGAGAGTGGAATCAGCAGCTTGGAGGCACTGAGCGACATGGACTTGGCCAGACTGAGCATCACGGGCAGCAGCATGACGACCACCGGGGTATTGTTGATGAAGGCCGAGGCAAATCCGACCGTGAACACAAGCAGGATCGTCATGCGCTTGTAGCCCAGATGCTTGAAGCGATTGAGCACATTCGAAAGTGCGTCGATCGAACCCGACTTGTTGAGCGCGGAGCTGATGATGAACATTGCACCGATGGTCAGCGGGGCCGGATTTGAAAACACCTGAATGAGGTCGGGGATCTGGGGCAACTGAGCACCGGGAAAGAGTGTGGCAGCGAGCAGTACCACCGAAAATGCGAGAATGGCGGTGACATCGCTGGATACTTTTTCCCAAATGAAACTACCGATGGTGAGTCCGAGCAGTAGCAGGGCGAAGAGGATTTCCCAAGTCATGACTGGATGTGGTAGGTTTTCACATTGGTGAATTCGCGAATTCCCTCAATGCCAAGTTCGCGACCGTATCCGCTTTTTTTCACTCCACCAAAGGGGATGCGTGGATCCGATTTTACGATGTCATTGATCGTGCAGGTTCCCACCTCGATTTGTTCGCCGATTCCGAGCGCGCGCTCAAGGTCGATTGAATAAATGGATGCACCGAGTCCCCATCGCGTATGGTTGGCCAGCTGGACTGCTTCGCGCTCGTTAGCGAAGGTGCTCACACAGAGTACGGGACCAAAGGTTTCTTCATTCCACACTGGCATTTCTGGAGTGACCTGGGTGAGCAGGGTCGGCGCATACTGCCACCCCTTCAGCGCGGCATCGGCGTAGCACTCGGGCATCCAGCAGTCGGCTCCTTTCAGGATGCTGCCTTCGACCTGTTGCTGTATCTGCTCATGAACCGACTGGGTAGCGAGCGGACCGAGGGTTGTTGAGGGTTCGAGAGGGTCTCCCATTTCCAGCTTGTCGATGTGGTGGCGCACACGGTCGAGATAGTCGTCCAGGACGCTGGTGTGCACGAGGATGCGCTTGGAGGCGATACAACTCTGGCCAGCGTTGAGCATGCGACCGCGCACGGTGCGCTCGGCGGCGAGGTCAAGGTCGGCATCGTGGAGAACCAGAGCGGCATCGCTGCCTCCCAGTTCGAGCACGGTGCGTTTGATCTGTGTGCCCGCGAGTCCGGCGATTTTTTCGCCGGCCTCATTGCTGCCAGTGAACGAAAGACCCGCGATGTGAGGATGCGCGATCAGCAGGGCGGTGTTTGCACCCGTGACGGGAATGGCGCGCATGAGATCGCATGGGAATCCACAGGATGGGAAAAGTGCTTCGATGGACAGCGCACAGCTCGTGACGTTGGACGCGTGCTTGAGAATGGCACCGTTGCCTGCAAGGATGGCGGGGATCACGGCCCTGAAGACCTGCCAGTAGGGAAAGTTCCACGGCATGATGGCCAGCACGATTCCGATGGGTTCGTAGCGCACAAAGCTGCGATCATGGTCGGATGAAAGCGGGCGGGACTGCAGATACCCCGGGCCATGTTCGGCGTAGTGATCGCAGAGTGCTGCGCATTTTTCAATCTCGGCCCGGGCTTCGGTGATGGGTTTGCCCATCTCCAGCGTTATGGTGCGCGCATGGTAGTGGATGCCGTCGCGCAGCTGTTTGGCGAGTTCGCGAAGCAGGGAGCAGCGGGACTCCAGTTCGGTGTGCGCCCATTCCTGACGGGCTTCGACCGTCTTTGCGACGATGCGCAGCATCTCGTCGGGGGGACATTCCGGGAAGGTGCGGATCGTTTCGAGTGAATAAGGATTGATGGACGCAAGTGACATGGGCAGCGGTGGGAACGCGCCTGCCGGGTATGGGCACCCCGACGAATGTCAAAGTTTCATTTTCAGGCGCAGCTGGGAACCATTGTGCTCCAGCTGCATTTCGTCAACGAGTTTTGAAATCAGTACCAAGCCCAGATTGCCAGGTTTCAGGTGTTCGAGCTGCTGATCGCGCAGCTCAAAGTCAAAGTTGTGACCAGGGCCAGGGTCCCGCACGATTGCTTCGAGCGTGTGGGTGGAAGCTCGATACTTCACACAGAATTCTGCGCTTTGCTCAGATCTTCCCTCACACCCGTGTTTCATGGCATTGAGCACGGCTTCGCGACAGGCGAGAACAAAGCGCTCCAGTGTGGTGGAATTGCCCTGCGGGAACAGCAGCTCCAGACTGCGTTTCCATACACTCTGATAACGGTCGACCTTTTGACAGGCATCGCCGTGATAGTGGTCGTAAAGAATGGGAACGGCGTCGGGTTCGGTTTCGTTGAAGCGGATATTGGCGATCAGAATATCGTCGTCAGCATTGATGAGGAAGTTCTGGGTGTCGGACTTGTTGAGGGTGCGCAAGTGATGAATGAGGCTGAGCACGTCCCAGTGATGTTTCATCGCAAACTCCACAAGACCGTCGGTAAACCCGAGCAAACAGGCAAAGTCAGAGGTTCGGAAGCGTCTGCGCCTGGCCTGGAAATCTTCAAACCATCCGAGCGGGTAGTGCTCGGGTTCGAGGCGTTGCACATCCCCTTGCAAATCGATCAGGTAGAGGGCAGGTAAACCGCAGTTGGTGAGGTGCATGTACTGTTCCTGTTCCACGAGTTCGATCGTGCAGGCACTCAGGGAGCTGCCGACGCGCACATGGTGGCTGTTGCCGAGATTTTCCGCCCTGCGCAGCAGCAGGTTATTATAGTCCTCCAGCATTTGGCGAATGTCCAGCGGTGACTGCACGGCCCGACGACCCACGAGGCTGCCGAGGAAGTGGCTGCTCAGCAGGGCCGATTGAATGTCATGCCCGGAAATATCCCCGAACACGGCACAGCGCTGGCCGGCGGAGGTTTCAAAGACCTCTATGAAATCGCCCCCGAGTTCATGTTTTGGGGTATAGGTCAGTTCAAAATGAGTCGACCAGTTGAGCGTGTCGACGGTATTGAACATGCCCGCAGAGCGGGCCGCGAGCAGGCTGGCCTCGGTGGCATCGCGTTTGCGACGAAGGGAGGTGGCCACAACTGCACGTTCGACGGACTGGTAGAATTTTTCCAGTTCGAGCGGTTTGTCGAGGAAATCAAAAGCTCCGTGGCGGAGGGATTCCTGGATGATGAAGCGTTCATTTTCACCCGTCACGAGGATGACCTCGAGCGTCGGATCGAGCGCTTTCACTTTCTCGAGCAGGTCAATGCCGGAGATGCCCGGCATGCTGTAGTCTGTGATCAGGCAATCGTAGTTCTTGAGGTTGGTGCTGCGTAGCAGCTTCAGACACTCTTCAGCACTTCGAAAGGTGCTCACCTTACATCCCTGCTCTTCGAGGGAGATCTCCATGATCGTGAGGTTGATGGACTCATCGTCAACAATGAGAATGTGTGCGTTGGATAGCCGTGGAATCATCGTAGCGGTCTGGACTGCGTTTCTTTCAGAAGGTCGGAATCCGCCGCTCAACCCACGGGAGAGGGTGAGGGTTCGCGCTTGGCAAAGGTTTCCCAGTTCACGGTGTTGTAAAAACAGAGTGCTTCCTCGATGCAGGTGACCACAGATGCCCGTGCAGAATCGAGAGTTTCCGGCGTCGAATTGGCGAGCAGGTGAGCGTGGAGCAGACCGGTATGGGTTGCCAATTTCCAGGCACCGATGGAGATGGACATGCTCTGCATTTGTTGTACGACCGAGGTTATGGCTTTGTCCAATACTCCCGTTTCCAGTGTTTCCAGAAAGGCGAGGTGGGATTCGAGAGTGCGCATCATGTGATTGCGCAGACCCTCCATGACCTCGGGCCGGGTGCAGAATCGGGTCATGAACGGAGTGGGTTCATAATCCTCATGGGCATGGGCTGTCGGATTGGAGTTTGCCTTGTCAGGCAGGTTGGAGTGATCGCCAGCTTCGCGACAGGGTTGAATGTCGAGTCGTTCACGTGCCTGGCGCACCGAGGCTTTCACATCTTCCACGTCGAAGGGTTTTTGCAGGATGGCATCGAAGTGCTTCAGCTGTCGCGCAAGGTCGGCCTGGGTGAGCGGAGTGGCAGTCATGGCAATGATGGGGATGCTTCGGTAGTCGCGCCGGGATTTTCGGATCAGACGCGCCGTGTCGAAGCCATTGAGGCGCGGCATGTTGAGGTCGAGAAAGACACACTGGTAGGATTGACGTTCAAGTTGCTGCAGGGCTTCCTTTCCGTTGTGTGCGACATCGTAGCCGATCTGAGCCCAGTCCATGATGGAGCAGCAGGTGTCGAGCAACAGCTCATTGTCATCGCAGATGAGTACGCGCTCCGGTTTGTCCTTCCAGGAGGCGCAGTAGGTGCGCGCGAGCTGAAAACCCACCAGATGGGATTCGGGGCAACTGACCTGTTCCGGACTCCAGATACGGATGCACTCATGCTCATCGATTTTACAGCTTTCCGATAGAAACCAGCGCGGCACATCACTGGCACGAAACTGGGACTGAAAGAAGCACTTGCGGTCTGCGTTGAGTGTGGCAAGCAACAGCAGGTCGTTCATGCCCAGCTCTTCGCACCGCGCTCGAAACAGGTGCTCGGCGTCGAATCCCATGACGTCCTGAAATGCCTGGTTCGCCTCAAGAAAGAGACCCGTGCGTGCATCGATGAGGCAATTCCCGATGGTGGTTTTGAGTTCTTCAGCTGCGTCAGAATGAGAATTGCCCGACGCATTGTCAGTGTTGATGGGAAAAAGGGTAACATTGTACCATTCGCAGCGCATTTTCCCCTGGAATATCGGATAGAGCGTGACACCCAAGCTTGGGGACTGCATCCAAGGTTGCTCGGGCACATAGGATCGCAGGGAGTCCGGAACCGGTAGGGTAGTGCGAACAATCGAACCCTTGGCGTTGCCGAGAAGTGCGGCAATTTCAGGCAATCCGCTGCCCAGGGAGTGCGTGGCGGGGTCGAGTTCCTTCAAAGAACCTGGTGTGTGCACCGCAAACAGGCGATCCCGTTCGTCACAGATAAACTGTACCTCACTACCCTTGCGCGTGAGCAGGCAGTAGTCGTGCATGAATTTGAGGTCATGCCTTTTGGGGGTGGATGAGGTCGCGAATCCTACCATGATATAATGTTCGGCAGTCTGAGCTTTCAATAAAGACCAAGTTCAGGAATTTTTCCGGGTTGTGTGTGTTGAAAGCATGTCTCCGTCCGGGGATTTGAGTCGAAATCCGGAGATGAAGAATTTTACAAACTTCGCCTAAACTCCGAAAGCAATAGGACGATAGCTTGTAAAGAAGCCACCAGTCGGTGTGCCCATCGGCCATATCAAATACTCTGCAACCAACCACTGCTGTGAATCTGCAAATCCAAAACACCCAACAACAGTACATGACCTTTTACCTGGGGCAGCACCTGTTTGGGATTTCGATCCTGCTGGTCCGGGAGATCAACCAGAATCTCGACATCACTCCAGTCTCAAAGGTTCCCAAATACATCAGGGGTGTGCTCAATCTTCGTGGACAGGTGGTGACCGTTATGGATCTGGCCAAACGCCTGTCCTTTGACGGTGCCGAGGGAAGTCAGGATGCCAGTTGCATCGTGCTCAAGACCAATACGGAGATCGACAGCAGTGATATTTCTCACTCTCTGGATGACCGCACACTGGCCGATAAGGTCGGTCTGTATGTGGACCGCATCGGTGATGTGCTCAACATTGCTTCCAAGGAAATCATTCGTACCCCAACCCGTGACAGTAAGCTCGACAAGCGTTTCATCAAGGGAGTGGTGCGCCTGAACGACCAGCTTCTCATTCTCCTGAATCTGAAAGAAGTTCTGAATCCGGAACAAAAAGGGGAATGATCCGCCCTCAACCCAAATTTATCTAAAGCCCGCCCACGCTATGAACCATGTCATTGAAGATCGCAAACTGAGTTTTCAGGTAGGAGAAGACATCCTTTCAACCAACGTCGAAACCCTGGCCAAACAATTTCGGGAGGGCATCGATTCTGCTTCGGCAAGCGTCAATCAGATTGAGGTCAATTTGAGCGGGGTGGATACCATCGACTCCCAGGGCCTGAATCTGCTGATCGGACTTTTTCAGGAGTGCAAGCGCAAGAAGTGGGGCTTTCGTGTCAGCCATTGCACCGAGAACGTGCGCTGGCTGTTTTCCATATTTAAATTGACCGAAGTTTTTGGGGTCAACGCTTCCAGTTGAAATTATCGACAAACCCATCTTTTGAGGAGTCCGACCTATGGTAGACAATGAATTGATCGAGATTTTTGTTCAGGAGTCGAAGGAACACCTGGATGCGCTGGAACCTGAGATCCTTGCCATGGAGACTGCCTCCAGTGATTCTGAGGGAGTCAACACCATCTTTCGCGGAGTTCACAGTATCAAGGGTTCTTCCGGATTTTTTGGTTTTGATCAGATCGCGAAGCTCAGTCATGTCATGGAAAACGTGATGGCACTGGTGCGCGAGGGTGACCTGAAACCCACACGCGAAATGGTCGATGTATTCCTTGAATGCACGGATTCGCTCAAACTGATGATCGACGATCCGCAGAACAGTGCGAACGTGCCTATCGAAGATCACCTGACCAAGCTCAATGCGTTGCTGGAACCTGACGGAGCCGGTGCGCCGGTTGCCGGACCCAAGGTGGATGAGACGGTCGAACTGCCTGCACATCTGCAGCAGTTTGTACTCGATCCGCTTTTGATCAAGAATGCGCTGAGTCACGGACATCTTGTCTTTGTGATCAAGTTGTTCATGAACAAGGACATCAAGGATCATGGGAAAACACCCTATGACTACTTCAAGGAGATTGAATCCCTGGGTGAATTTCTGGATGCAAACTTTGACTTTTCAGTGATCAGCGGTCTCGACGATGCGCTGGAGAATGAGTTGGTCGTTTCGTTCCTGTTCACCACCGTGATGGGATCGCCTGATATGATCACGAGCGTCTTTGACATTCCGTCCGAGCAGGTGGAAGAAGTGGACCTTGGCATCCTCAAGAAGTGGCTGGGTACCGATCCCCAGAAGACCGAACCCAAGTCCCGCTCCGAGGAAGTGTTTCTCGAAGTGGTGGAAGGGGAGGATGAGGTCATGCCCGCTTCGCAACCATCTGCATCGGATACCGCAGAGCCACAGTCCAAGTCGGAAGAGGACCATAAGATTGTGGCATCTGCGCAAGCGAGTCCGCAGACTCAGAGCGTTCGCAAGAAGGCGGATGAGACGATACGCGTGAATGTTTCACTGCTCGACGATTTGATGAATCTCGCGGGCGAACTTGTGCTCAGTCGCAATCAGCTCATCCGCATTGCAGAGGGAAGCGGTCAGGAGGTCAGCGGCCTGCAGGGCGTGATTCAGAACATGAATCTGGTGACTTCTGAAATGCATGAGCGTGTGATGCAGACCCGTCTGCAGCCCCTGGGTGTCATTTTTGGAAAGTTCAATCGCATCATTCGTGACCTCTCAAACAAGCTGGGCAAAGAAATTCGTCTCGAAATCGAGGGTGAGGATGTGGAACTCGACAAATCCATTGTGGAAGCATTGTCCGATCCACTGACACACCTGATTCGCAATACGGCAGATCATGGTATTGAGACGCCGGATGAGCGTGAGGCCGCAGGCAAGCCCCGCATGGGAAATGCCCGCCTCTCGGCAAAGCATGCCGGTGGTCAGGTGTTGATCGAAATCAAGGATGACGGGCGCGGCCTCGACACCACCAAACTCAAGCGCAAGGCAATTGAAAAGGGTCTGATCACACCGGAAGAGGCAGAGGTGATGTCCGACCGGCAGGCGTTCAACATTATTTTTCTTCCCGGGCTGTCCACTGCGGAAAAGGTCAGCGATGTCTCTGGTCGTGGTGTGGGCATGGATGTGGTTCGCACAAACATTGAGAATCTCGGCGGCTTCATTGACATCGATTCCGAGCGTGGAAGGGGAACGACCATTTCCCTTCGCCTGCCACTGACGCTGGCCATTATTCCAGCCATGATCGTGGGTGCCGGGGGACGCCGCTTTGCTATTCCGCAGGTGAATCTTGAAGAGGTCGTGCGTTTGGGCGGAAAGAACAAGACCGAGATGGTGCGGGGCACGCGCGTGCTGCGCCTGAGGGATTCCCTGCTGACGTTGCTGGACCTTGCGGAGGTGCTCGATATTGAACAGGTCGAAGGTGAGGCAGAGCGCAATAAGGATGAAGGATTTGTGCTCGTGCTGCATCTTGACAACAAGCAGTATGGACTCATCGTCAACGATCTTTATGACAGTGAGGAGATTGCGGTCAAACCACTCAGTCAGTACACGAAGGATGCAGGCTGTTACTCGGGGGTGACGATCATGGGAGATGGCAAGGTTGCCATGATTCTCGACGTAGCCGGTATCGCCATGATCGCAAATCTCGACTTTGGCGAAATTGAGGCCCTCAGTGAAGAACGCGAGCAGGAGGAAAGTCTCGCCCTGCGAAGCAGCGACAGTGAGTCGCTCCTGTTGTTCCGCAATGAAGGGTTTGAACTCTTTGCCATCAATCTCTCGACGGTTGCGCGCATTGAAAAGATCAAGGCAGCGGACATCGAAAATGTCGGAAGTGGGGAATACCTGAATCTTGGCGGCAAATCGATTCGCCTGGTTCGCATGCATCACTACATGCCGGTAGCGCACCCGGAGAACAGCCCGGAAGAACTCTATGTGTTGATTCCAAAACTGGTGGCAAAGCCGATGGGCATCATTGCCACGCAGATTGTGGACACTGTGGAAACCGTGGTCGATCTCGACCGGGAAACCATCACTGGCACCGGTATCCTTGGCAGCACCTTCATCAACGATGCGCTGGTCTTGCTGGTGGACATCTACAACCTCTTCGAGGCAGTGGATCCCAATGTGTTCCAGGTCGGGTACATTGATGATCGCTTTGCAAAGCTGCGGGTAATGCTGGTGGAGAACAATGTCTTTTTCCGCAACGTGCAGCAGTCCTTCCTCGAAGAGATTTTTGGGGAGGTGGTTGTCGTGCGCAATGGTGTGGAAGCGTGGGAAAAACTCAATGATGGCAGCTATCACATGCTGATCACCGAAGCCGAGCTTCCCCAGATGGACGGACTCGAACTCGCCCGTCGGATTCGCAATTCTGACCGCTACAAACACCTGCCAATCGTCGTCACCGCCAGTCGCAATGAAGCCATTTACGAGGCGCGCTGTCGTGAGGTCGGAGTGGATCAGTTTCTTCTGAAATTCAACAAGCAGAAACTGCATCGCCTGATTCTGCAGACTCTCGATTCGCGCACGCCGCGTCTTGAGGAGTCGGTTAGCCGATAACGGTCTGTGGCGTTGCATCGTTGTTGAAAGTGGATTGTCTATTTGTGGAATGAACGCAGGTCAAAAAGTGCGAGTTGCCCTCGCTGATGATACAGCACTGTATCGGAAAATTCTCTCCATGGCAGTTGAGAAGATCCCATCGGCGGAACTCGTAGGGGTTGCCGTCGACGGGGTTGCCGCAGTGGAAGTGGTCAAGAACAAGTCAGTGGATCTTTTTCTGCTGGATGTTTGCATGCCACGCATGGATGGGGTGGAGGCCCTGCGCAAGATTCATGAATTGAGTCCGAGTACGGCGGTGGTGATGTTCAGTGGAGTCACCAGTGCAGATGCGGAAACCACCGTGGAGGCCCTGGAAATCGGCGCACTGGAATTCATTCCCAAGCCCAAGACCAACAGTCTGGATGAGAGCATGAGCCTGCTCGCCCAGGAGTTGAATCGGGTGGTACGACTGCTCAAGATCCGTCAGATCCACAAACGCATCTCTGCATCACCCAGTGCGAGGACGACGGAGCGACCAGCCCCGGGAGCTGCGGGAGTCGCATCAAGTGCCGCATCCCGACCTGTGGCAAGTGTGGGTACGGGGCGTGTGGGAGTGGTGCGTCGGTTCGTGAATTTTGATGCCCATCGCTCGCTCATCGTGATTGGAGTGTCCACGGGCGGTCCCAATGCGCTGAACCAGTTGATGTGCATGCTGCCAAAACGGTTGGGTTGTCCTGTGTTGATTGTGCAGCACATGCCGCCCTTTTTCACGGCGTCGCTGGCTTCGTTTTTGTCCAAAAAGTCTGGACTGGATGTGGTGGAGGCCACTCATGGCGAGCTGATGCAGGCGGATCGCATCTACATCGCTCCGGGCGGCAAGCACATGGAAATCCGCAAGCGCACCGATGCGATGGGTGGATATGAAATCACGACCAATGAAGCAGCGCCGGTCAACTCGTGTCGCCCTTCGGTCGATGTATTGTTCCAGTCGGTTGCCTCCGAGTTCAGCGGTTCCATCCTCTCGATCATCCTGACGGGAATGGGGGAGGACGGATGCCAGGGAGTAACGACGCTGAGGCGTTCGCCGAGCACATACACCATTGCGCAGAACGAAGAGTCGTGTGTGGTCTATGGCATGCCCAGAGCAATTGTCGAAAGGGGGCTGGCCGATGAGGTCCTGCCGCTCGATCAAATCGCGGGTCGCATATCCGAGTTAGTTTTAAAAAGAAAGGTCAGTTAGTCCCCATGGCAATCAGCACAGAAGAGTTCAATTTGCTGCGAAACTTCATCCTCAAGCACAGCGAGATCGAGGTGAAGCCGGAAAAGACCTACCTCATTGAGAGTCGCCTGAGTCGCATGATGGTTGAGTTGGGTGCATCCAATTTCAAGGAGTTCTACGACAATGCACAAAAGGATACCAGCGGGAAGCTGAGGGAGCGCATCATCGATGCGATGACCACCAACGAAACGTTCTGGTTCCGCGATGCCAAACCGTGGACACTCATGAGGGAGTCGATTCTGCCCGAGTTGATGAATACCGCTCGTGCCAAACCCGGGTCAAAGATTCGCATTTGGTCGGCGGCCTGTTCCACCGGACAGGAACCTTATTCGATCGCAATGGTTATTGATGATGTGCTGCACTCGGGAAAGTACCCCGGAGTGAGACTTGAGCAGTTCGAAATTGTGGCAACCGATATTTCACCCAGCGTGTTGTTTCTGGCAAATTCCGGTCGGTACAATCAGCTGGCCATGTCAAGAGGGTTGCCGGAGAACTATCGGACCAAGTATTTCACCCAGCAGGGAAAAATATGGGTAGTCAATCCATCGCTGAAGAGTCGCATCACATTCAAAAAGTTCAACCTTCAGGATCATCCGTCCGCATTGGGAAAGTTTGATTTTGTGCTGTGCCGCAACGTGGCGATCTATTTTACGGACCAGTTCAAACGCGAGTTGTTCCGCCGAATTCACGGCATTCTCAACCAACCCGGATTTTTCCTGCTGGGTTCTTCAGAGTCGCTGGTTGGATATTCCACCGATTTTGAGATGAAAGAAGGTCAAGGTGCGATTTATTACAAAAAGAAATAAGGTAGAGTTATGAAAATACTGAGGGTTGACGATTCACTGGTGATGTTGCGCATCATTTCCGATGCAGCGAGCGTGATTGGTGCGGAAACGGTGACGGCCCGGAATGGATCTCTTGCACTGAAGGTGCTCGAGGAGCAGGGTGCAGACATCAACATGATCCTGCTCGACTGGAACATGCCTGGCATGACGGGACTCGAATTTCTTCAGAAAGTGAAGGCAGATGACCGCTGGAAGGACATTCCAGTGATGATGGTGACCAGTGAGGGGAACCCGGATAATGTGAAAAAGGCACTTGTTGCCGGAGCAACCAACTACCTTGTGAAACCGTTTGCACAGGAAGACCTCGAAACTAAAATCATGCAGTGTCTGGGGCAGGGATTTTGACATTGCATCCATTGCCAACCTGAAACACGTGCACCATGGAATTCTCCCAAGAGATTGCTGATCAGCTCAAAACCTGCGAGTTACCTCCCTTTCCGGAGCTGACTCATAAGATTGTATCCCTGACCCAGGATTTTTACGCAGATCCCAACGAGATCGCGGATCTGGTCAAAATGGACATGGCCCTGTCCGCATCCGTGCTGAAAATTGCAAACTCAGTGGCCTATGGGTATGCTGGCAAGGTTTCCTCCATCTCTGAGGCCATCTCACGTGTAGGGATTTCGGCCATGCGGGACTTGGTGCTCTCGGTCTCGCTCGTGAGTAAGTTCAAGTCGCTCAATGGCATTGATTTTCGACAGTTCTGGGTGCATTGCCTGGGCGTGGCCCTGACTTCAGACGCCATCCAGAGGCACGCGGGAAAACGCGTGAATACCACTGATCATCTCTACACTGCAGGTCTGCTACACAAGGTTGGCATTCTGTTGCTGGCACAGAACTTTCCCGAGCAATACCAGCAGGTTCTTGATGAGGTTGAAAAGGA comes from Puniceicoccaceae bacterium and encodes:
- a CDS encoding SLC13 family permease: MTWEILFALLLLGLTIGSFIWEKVSSDVTAILAFSVVLLAATLFPGAQLPQIPDLIQVFSNPAPLTIGAMFIISSALNKSGSIDALSNVLNRFKHLGYKRMTILLVFTVGFASAFINNTPVVVMLLPVMLSLAKSMSLSASKLLIPLSYASIFGGTCTLLGTSTNILASGMIENQGLPPLGMFEITAIGVPLLLCGAVYLATMGKRLLPNRETLMSILSEQERKEFITEVFVKEGSPMIGKTIKDSDWYRKHGFRVMEIIRSGVALGENANLTPLRRGDRLVLSARPSGIARAQEISGLHLDPEGDVGLSTISAHEGAMVEAILAPNSSLIGKTLSDINFRQRYRMLVLAIHRHGRNVRDRITTLQLELGDTLLLMGSEQAIENLHNGEDLILLDRPPVPGKQMRRKAPIVIGILLSVILASTFNWMPIAAATVIGVGLIFLTGCLKPKEGYASIEWSLLFLIYGMLGMGMTLEVTGATDWIVGSAWQFIEWTVAEPWRPMVSLLVIYMITSLFTEVLSNNATVVIMIPMGISIAQQLGVDTRPFIIAVCIASSASFATPIGYQTNTYVYSVGGYRFSDFFKIGIPLNLLYMVASMLIIPHIWPFFPDT
- a CDS encoding NAD-dependent succinate-semialdehyde dehydrogenase, which encodes MSLASINPYSLETIRTFPECPPDEMLRIVAKTVEARQEWAHTELESRCSLLRELAKQLRDGIHYHARTITLEMGKPITEARAEIEKCAALCDHYAEHGPGYLQSRPLSSDHDRSFVRYEPIGIVLAIMPWNFPYWQVFRAVIPAILAGNGAILKHASNVTSCALSIEALFPSCGFPCDLMRAIPVTGANTALLIAHPHIAGLSFTGSNEAGEKIAGLAGTQIKRTVLELGGSDAALVLHDADLDLAAERTVRGRMLNAGQSCIASKRILVHTSVLDDYLDRVRHHIDKLEMGDPLEPSTTLGPLATQSVHEQIQQQVEGSILKGADCWMPECYADAALKGWQYAPTLLTQVTPEMPVWNEETFGPVLCVSTFANEREAVQLANHTRWGLGASIYSIDLERALGIGEQIEVGTCTINDIVKSDPRIPFGGVKKSGYGRELGIEGIREFTNVKTYHIQS
- a CDS encoding response regulator; this encodes MIPRLSNAHILIVDDESINLTIMEISLEEQGCKVSTFRSAEECLKLLRSTNLKNYDCLITDYSMPGISGIDLLEKVKALDPTLEVILVTGENERFIIQESLRHGAFDFLDKPLELEKFYQSVERAVVATSLRRKRDATEASLLAARSAGMFNTVDTLNWSTHFELTYTPKHELGGDFIEVFETSAGQRCAVFGDISGHDIQSALLSSHFLGSLVGRRAVQSPLDIRQMLEDYNNLLLRRAENLGNSHHVRVGSSLSACTIELVEQEQYMHLTNCGLPALYLIDLQGDVQRLEPEHYPLGWFEDFQARRRRFRTSDFACLLGFTDGLVEFAMKHHWDVLSLIHHLRTLNKSDTQNFLINADDDILIANIRFNETEPDAVPILYDHYHGDACQKVDRYQSVWKRSLELLFPQGNSTTLERFVLACREAVLNAMKHGCEGRSEQSAEFCVKYRASTHTLEAIVRDPGPGHNFDFELRDQQLEHLKPGNLGLVLISKLVDEMQLEHNGSQLRLKMKL
- a CDS encoding response regulator; protein product: MHDYCLLTRKGSEVQFICDERDRLFAVHTPGSLKELDPATHSLGSGLPEIAALLGNAKGSIVRTTLPVPDSLRSYVPEQPWMQSPSLGVTLYPIFQGKMRCEWYNVTLFPINTDNASGNSHSDAAEELKTTIGNCLIDARTGLFLEANQAFQDVMGFDAEHLFRARCEELGMNDLLLLATLNADRKCFFQSQFRASDVPRWFLSESCKIDEHECIRIWSPEQVSCPESHLVGFQLARTYCASWKDKPERVLICDDNELLLDTCCSIMDWAQIGYDVAHNGKEALQQLERQSYQCVFLDLNMPRLNGFDTARLIRKSRRDYRSIPIIAMTATPLTQADLARQLKHFDAILQKPFDVEDVKASVRQARERLDIQPCREAGDHSNLPDKANSNPTAHAHEDYEPTPFMTRFCTRPEVMEGLRNHMMRTLESHLAFLETLETGVLDKAITSVVQQMQSMSISIGAWKLATHTGLLHAHLLANSTPETLDSARASVVTCIEEALCFYNTVNWETFAKREPSPSPVG
- a CDS encoding chemotaxis protein CheW: MNLQIQNTQQQYMTFYLGQHLFGISILLVREINQNLDITPVSKVPKYIRGVLNLRGQVVTVMDLAKRLSFDGAEGSQDASCIVLKTNTEIDSSDISHSLDDRTLADKVGLYVDRIGDVLNIASKEIIRTPTRDSKLDKRFIKGVVRLNDQLLILLNLKEVLNPEQKGE